In Oreochromis niloticus isolate F11D_XX linkage group LG12, O_niloticus_UMD_NMBU, whole genome shotgun sequence, the DNA window TTGgttgactgacagctgaagaGACCTCCGAATGGTACTGAGAATCTGGTACCTGCCTCATAGTCTTTACTCATACAGATCACCTCACCATCTGAGAAAAAATTTACTGGAATGAAATTTGGGGGACAACTTTTGCTTTTCGTGAGGGGGTTCAGGAGCGAGGGGCTGTATATGCCTCCAAACAGATACCCTGAGTTTTCTGGAGCCTGTCCATTTACAGAGCACCAGTAGGTGTTGATGCGAGCAGAACGAACATAGTTGTTGTCTTGACAACGCGTTTTGTGACAGgtgaaaaaaccccaacagGAATGACTTTCCCTATGACATTCATACTTAGAGTAACTCTGAAGTCTCACCTCTGATCTGAGTAAAGTTGGTGAGTAAGGTGGACGACAGGAGAAGGCACCTGTATCTGGGTTTTTCTGGGCCAGAGAATCACAAAGTGGATCTGCATCTGAACTGATTTTAACACACTCTTGGTAGACACCACCAAAACTGAGGTTTGTAGCTGGACCTCCACAGGAATTATCATCCATGTTAGCCTGGAAGTTGAAGTTCTTGGAGTTGACGTCAACACACCCAGGGCGAGTATTGATCTTGTAGTAGCGCTCTACAGCCTGACTGACTTTAACAGCAACTTTTCCAATCGTAGGGTGTGGCAGATCAGTGAGAGTGTTGGTGTTTATGAAATAGTGCAGAGGAAATCCTGAGCGATCGATGGCAACAAGGTTGTTTCTGGTACTTTCCTGCCACTTCTGCAGAGTGATGCCAGGATAGAAAGTTGTGCCTCCGTGGCTTTGAATGAGAGAGTATGTAATGTTGGACTGATATGTATGAAGTGATGAGCTCTGTTGGGCACTTTGACTGCTAATGTCAAACTTTAGCTTATCAAAGAAGTTTAATCCAGCCTGTGCTTTCACAGAAGAACTTTGTGACTGGCTGTCTGACACATAAGAGGAACGGAGATAGTCCTCCTGCACCAAAGCCGCCCCAGCATCCACACTAGTGATGACATGAGTTCCATAGTCCAGCACCATCTTCTCCGAGAGATAGTCTGCACTTCTCGTCTGGTTGTTCTCAATTGCATCAGCAATGTCTCTGACTTGCTGAACGAATCGTGTGTCCAGAGTGAAGTCTGGATAAGCCTTAGCTGTGTAGAGGAAGTTACGAACCTTTGAAAGAGAGGATTATAAGATTAATTACTCTTTTACATCACTGTGTATCTCAATctcttctttattttctgtaaataaaattaCCTTTAATATATGTGCTGGGACTACAgttaaaaaagctttttttggcTAACTCTAATATTTTTACTGTGATTTTAAAAGTGCATTATATAGAATCATAAAGGAATAAAAAACTAAAGCTAAATTCCTAAGGACGTTCTACGACACTGTGGTGGTGTCTGCTATTTTTTATGTTGTGGTCTGCTGgtgtggtggaatggcagagagggacatgGGGAAACATAACAAACTGGTCAAGAGGGCCAACTCTGCCCTGGACTGTCcactgaagtccatcgagcaggttggcgaggagaggatgttgtctaagctaacatccatcttggacaatacctcccaccccctgcatgagactgtacgagcactgagcagctcgttCAGCAGTAGACTGACCACAGgccattcttaccagcagctgtcagaatCTATAACACAGTTTAACATGGTTGTCTTATTCATTACGGGTTTAATTGACATATCacatgtttttaattgctgtttgatttgatttgatttgatttgatttgatttgatttgatttgatttgatttgattgattagcattcaaatatctcagtgaatacagaatacagaataaagattaccacaaagcaaaaaatcatgagacaaggctaatcaaaaggtactggctgaagcatttgcttattacgccaacccttttaacaaaaaatcttttgcatgcagctcctgtgcacagggctcgaagcaaagaatagaacaaagcaaagcaaaaacaaacaaacaaacaaacaaacaaacaaaaaactttccaccttagataactacatcaaagcaaaacaatcaagagtttcagaattattatttttgctcttttcattcttgatttatatatttttctaatactctatttttaaacatgtttttaaacaaggaaaatgaactacacctttttaaatcactgtcataactattccacag includes these proteins:
- the LOC100697252 gene encoding macrophage-expressed gene 1 protein, which encodes MMETAVTLLALSFLHVCSSAPVSRPTNWLRQCRESTNLSITALEVLPGGGWDNLRNMDMGRVMNLSYSQCQTTEDGLYLIPDEVFVIPQKQTGVETSSEIISSWLEQKSSTSHSINADISFLTVLNGKFSVENTRMKTHQVRDSATTARVQVRNFLYTAKAYPDFTLDTRFVQQVRDIADAIENNQTRSADYLSEKMVLDYGTHVITSVDAGAALVQEDYLRSSYVSDSQSQSSSVKAQAGLNFFDKLKFDISSQSAQQSSSLHTYQSNITYSLIQSHGGTTFYPGITLQKWQESTRNNLVAIDRSGFPLHYFINTNTLTDLPHPTIGKVAVKVSQAVERYYKINTRPGCVDVNSKNFNFQANMDDNSCGGPATNLSFGGVYQECVKISSDADPLCDSLAQKNPDTGAFSCRPPYSPTLLRSEVRLQSYSKYECHRESHSCWGFFTCHKTRCQDNNYVRSARINTYWCSVNGQAPENSGYLFGGIYSPSLLNPLTKSKSCPPNFIPVNFFSDGEVICMSKDYEAGTRFSVPFGGLFSCQSTNPVANNQRRCPPKFSQHLAAISDGCEILYCVQSGLFTGGELQPIRLPPFTKRPLISMQATNTVMVMTEGENSWVRVGRTKMWKPAKPEEIQKIVQGLNPELSQMSNGEKAGVAFGVMGVMLMVAIVGVVLFKRRRRMSGFRSRGYEEIREEVEEEAPEQNTA